From the genome of Malus sylvestris chromosome 6, drMalSylv7.2, whole genome shotgun sequence, one region includes:
- the LOC126626753 gene encoding TPR repeat-containing thioredoxin TDX isoform X2, with translation MDAAKVGELKEFISECKSNPSIIHTPSLAFFKSYLQSLGARIPPVPEMDKDDGDMSDTKQHFDVKREPSGDNDDHIVESDIELDVTDVVEPDNDPPQKMGDPSIEVTEEVQDAAQIEKSKAIDAISEGKLDEAIDHITEAIVLNPASAILKATRASFFVKLNKPNAAIRDANAALEINPDSAKGYKIRGMARAMLGQWEEAASDLHVASKLDHDEEIGSVLKKVEPNVHKIEEHRRKYERLRKERESKRAEQERKRRAEAREQDASSALKDGEVIGIHSARELETKLNAASKTSRLAILYFTATWCGPCRFISPLYTSLAGKYKKVVFLKVDIDEARDVAANWNISSVPAFFFVKNGKEVDKMVGADKTALERKIAQHAGST, from the exons ATGGATGCTGCAAAGGTAGGAGAGCTGAAGGAGTTCATCAGCGAGTGCAAGTCAAACCCTTCAATTATTCACACCCCTTCTCTCGCCTTCTTCAAGTCCTATCTCCAAAG CCTCGGCGCTCGGATTCCGCCGGTTCCGGAAATG GATAAAGATGACGGTGACATGTCAGACACGAAACAACATTTTGATGTCAAACGTGAACCATCTGGGGATAATGACGATCACATTGTTGAATCTGATATCGAGTTGGATGTTACTGATGTTGTGGAGCCTGATAACGATCCTCCACAGAAG ATGGGAGATCCGTCAATTGAAGTTACAGAAGAAGTGCAGGATGCTGCACAAATAGAAAAATCAAAAGCTATTGATGCTATCTCTGAAG GTAAGCTGGACGAAGCCATAGATCATATAACAGAAGCCATAGTGTTGAACCCAGCTTCAGCTATACTAAAAGCAACCAGAG CTAGTTTCTTTGTCAAACTGAATAAACCAAATGCGGCAATTCGTGATGCTAATGCAGCTTTAGAG ATTAACCCCGACTCTGCAAAAGGATATAAAATAAGAGGAATGGCTAGGGCCATGTTGGGTCAATGGGAAGAGGCAGCAAGTGATCTGCATGTAGCATCAAAGTTAGATCATGATGAGGAGATTGGTTCGGTGCTTAAAAAG GTTGAACCTAATGTTCACAAAATTGAAGAGCATCGCAGAAAGTATGAACGCTTGCGTAAAGAAAGGGAGTCAAAAAGAGCTGAACAGGAGAGAAAGCGGCGAGCTGAAGCTCGA GAACAGGATGCGTCGTCTGCTCTTAAGGATG GAGAAGTCATTGGTATACACTCAGCCAGAGAATTAGAGACAAAGTTGAATGCTGCTTCAAAGACATCACGCCTTGCAATCCTCTACTTCACAGCAACATGGTGTGGTCCTTGCCGCTTCATATCTCCTTTGTATACAAGCTTAGCTGGAAAGTACAAAAAAGTCGTTTTTTTGAAAGTTGACATCGATGAGGCAAGAGATGTGGCGGCAAACTGGAATATCAGCAGTGTTCCGGCCTTTTTCTTTGTGAAAAATGGTAAGGAGGTTGACAAGATGGTGGGGGCAGACAAAACTGCACTAGAAAGGAAGATTGCACAACATGCAGGCTCAACCTGA
- the LOC126626802 gene encoding protein TIFY 6B isoform X1: MERDFLGLSSNSGGATLKEEPNKETKNSAVPRSSGMLWSFSNKVSAPPQFLSFKAPQEDGPRKTAHDNSSVFMTISTADAFHSSQKSFSGGIQKNFVFDKQAGNHCATTVYPMPQFDARSVHQSQDVKIYPVVSQHNQRIPITLSSPVLQSQAPVGHTGSTIKLQPLGGVPVLAPVSALPSTTSVVGTTDLRNASNSSGAPAQLTIFYAGSVNVYNDISSEKAQAIMLLAGNGSSPTHCKATSVTQVHAPIPRPSLGGDCFFRNQSHITSSVSALPSPLSETSYASSNSGGAFNSTNEIAIVKPVGTSASPVDRSEPSTVVSSVGSPVTNLIPAVPVPQSRKASLARFFEKRKERMMSTVPYSVSKKSPDCSTPGSEGVSFSLNSSSSCPPQSIN; this comes from the exons CGGTGCCAAGAAGTTCAGGGATGCTGTGGTCGTTTTCAAACAAGGTTTCTGCACCTCCGCAATTCCTGTCTTTCAAGGCTCCCCAGGAAGATGGGCCAAGAAAAACTGCTCATGATAATTCATCTGTATTTATGACTATATCAACTGCTGATGCTTTTCACTCCAGCCAGAAGTCGTTCTCTGGTGGGATTCAG AAAAATTTCGTTTTTGATAAGCAAGCTGGAAACCACTGTGCAACGACAGTATATCCTATGCCTCAATTTGATGCACGTTCAGTTCATCAATCACAAGATGTAAAGATATACCCAGTAGTTAGCCAACACAACCAAAGGATTCCGATTACTTTGAGTTCTCCAGTTCTCCAGTCCCAAGCTCCTGTTGGGCATACCGGTTCTACCATAAAACTGCAACCACTTGGAGGAGTTCCGGTTCTGGCCCCTGTATCTGCTCTTCCTTCTACAACCTCCGTAGTTGGTACCACTGATCTCAG GAATGCATCCAATTCTTCTGGGGCACCTGCTCAGTTAACCATCTTTTATGCTGGTTCTGTGAACGTTTATAATGATATATCTTCAGAGAAG GCCCAGGCTATTATGTTGCTGGCTGGAAATGGATCATCTCCAACTCATTGTAAGGCAACATCCGTAACTCAAGTGCATGCACCAATACCTAGGCCTTCACTAGGAGGCGACTGTTTTTTCAGGAACCAGTCCCATATTACATCTTCAGTCTCTGCACTTCCAAGTCCTCTTTCTGAAACTTCATACGCGAGTTCTAACTCTGGAGGAGCATTTAATAGCACCAATGAAATAGCTATAGTGAAACCAGTAGGAACTTCAGCATCTCCTGTTGACCGCTCAGAGCCTTCTACAGTAGTCAGTTCAGTGGGATCGCCTGTGACGAATCTGATTCCTGCAG TACCTGTGCCTCAATCACGTAAAGCATCCTTGGCCCGGTTTTTTGAGAAGCGCAAGGAGAG GATGATGAGCACGGTGCCATACAGTGTCAGTAAAAAATCTCCAGACTGCAGCACTCCCGGATCGGAAGGTGTGAGTTTCTCGCTCAACTCTTCGAGTTCTTGTCCTCCCCAGTCTATAAATTAG
- the LOC126626802 gene encoding protein TIFY 6B isoform X2 — MLWSFSNKVSAPPQFLSFKAPQEDGPRKTAHDNSSVFMTISTADAFHSSQKSFSGGIQKNFVFDKQAGNHCATTVYPMPQFDARSVHQSQDVKIYPVVSQHNQRIPITLSSPVLQSQAPVGHTGSTIKLQPLGGVPVLAPVSALPSTTSVVGTTDLRNASNSSGAPAQLTIFYAGSVNVYNDISSEKAQAIMLLAGNGSSPTHCKATSVTQVHAPIPRPSLGGDCFFRNQSHITSSVSALPSPLSETSYASSNSGGAFNSTNEIAIVKPVGTSASPVDRSEPSTVVSSVGSPVTNLIPAVPVPQSRKASLARFFEKRKERMMSTVPYSVSKKSPDCSTPGSEGVSFSLNSSSSCPPQSIN; from the exons ATGCTGTGGTCGTTTTCAAACAAGGTTTCTGCACCTCCGCAATTCCTGTCTTTCAAGGCTCCCCAGGAAGATGGGCCAAGAAAAACTGCTCATGATAATTCATCTGTATTTATGACTATATCAACTGCTGATGCTTTTCACTCCAGCCAGAAGTCGTTCTCTGGTGGGATTCAG AAAAATTTCGTTTTTGATAAGCAAGCTGGAAACCACTGTGCAACGACAGTATATCCTATGCCTCAATTTGATGCACGTTCAGTTCATCAATCACAAGATGTAAAGATATACCCAGTAGTTAGCCAACACAACCAAAGGATTCCGATTACTTTGAGTTCTCCAGTTCTCCAGTCCCAAGCTCCTGTTGGGCATACCGGTTCTACCATAAAACTGCAACCACTTGGAGGAGTTCCGGTTCTGGCCCCTGTATCTGCTCTTCCTTCTACAACCTCCGTAGTTGGTACCACTGATCTCAG GAATGCATCCAATTCTTCTGGGGCACCTGCTCAGTTAACCATCTTTTATGCTGGTTCTGTGAACGTTTATAATGATATATCTTCAGAGAAG GCCCAGGCTATTATGTTGCTGGCTGGAAATGGATCATCTCCAACTCATTGTAAGGCAACATCCGTAACTCAAGTGCATGCACCAATACCTAGGCCTTCACTAGGAGGCGACTGTTTTTTCAGGAACCAGTCCCATATTACATCTTCAGTCTCTGCACTTCCAAGTCCTCTTTCTGAAACTTCATACGCGAGTTCTAACTCTGGAGGAGCATTTAATAGCACCAATGAAATAGCTATAGTGAAACCAGTAGGAACTTCAGCATCTCCTGTTGACCGCTCAGAGCCTTCTACAGTAGTCAGTTCAGTGGGATCGCCTGTGACGAATCTGATTCCTGCAG TACCTGTGCCTCAATCACGTAAAGCATCCTTGGCCCGGTTTTTTGAGAAGCGCAAGGAGAG GATGATGAGCACGGTGCCATACAGTGTCAGTAAAAAATCTCCAGACTGCAGCACTCCCGGATCGGAAGGTGTGAGTTTCTCGCTCAACTCTTCGAGTTCTTGTCCTCCCCAGTCTATAAATTAG
- the LOC126626753 gene encoding TPR repeat-containing thioredoxin TDX isoform X1, whose translation MDAAKVGELKEFISECKSNPSIIHTPSLAFFKSYLQSLGARIPPVPEMQDKDDGDMSDTKQHFDVKREPSGDNDDHIVESDIELDVTDVVEPDNDPPQKMGDPSIEVTEEVQDAAQIEKSKAIDAISEGKLDEAIDHITEAIVLNPASAILKATRASFFVKLNKPNAAIRDANAALEINPDSAKGYKIRGMARAMLGQWEEAASDLHVASKLDHDEEIGSVLKKVEPNVHKIEEHRRKYERLRKERESKRAEQERKRRAEAREQDASSALKDGEVIGIHSARELETKLNAASKTSRLAILYFTATWCGPCRFISPLYTSLAGKYKKVVFLKVDIDEARDVAANWNISSVPAFFFVKNGKEVDKMVGADKTALERKIAQHAGST comes from the exons ATGGATGCTGCAAAGGTAGGAGAGCTGAAGGAGTTCATCAGCGAGTGCAAGTCAAACCCTTCAATTATTCACACCCCTTCTCTCGCCTTCTTCAAGTCCTATCTCCAAAG CCTCGGCGCTCGGATTCCGCCGGTTCCGGAAATG CAGGATAAAGATGACGGTGACATGTCAGACACGAAACAACATTTTGATGTCAAACGTGAACCATCTGGGGATAATGACGATCACATTGTTGAATCTGATATCGAGTTGGATGTTACTGATGTTGTGGAGCCTGATAACGATCCTCCACAGAAG ATGGGAGATCCGTCAATTGAAGTTACAGAAGAAGTGCAGGATGCTGCACAAATAGAAAAATCAAAAGCTATTGATGCTATCTCTGAAG GTAAGCTGGACGAAGCCATAGATCATATAACAGAAGCCATAGTGTTGAACCCAGCTTCAGCTATACTAAAAGCAACCAGAG CTAGTTTCTTTGTCAAACTGAATAAACCAAATGCGGCAATTCGTGATGCTAATGCAGCTTTAGAG ATTAACCCCGACTCTGCAAAAGGATATAAAATAAGAGGAATGGCTAGGGCCATGTTGGGTCAATGGGAAGAGGCAGCAAGTGATCTGCATGTAGCATCAAAGTTAGATCATGATGAGGAGATTGGTTCGGTGCTTAAAAAG GTTGAACCTAATGTTCACAAAATTGAAGAGCATCGCAGAAAGTATGAACGCTTGCGTAAAGAAAGGGAGTCAAAAAGAGCTGAACAGGAGAGAAAGCGGCGAGCTGAAGCTCGA GAACAGGATGCGTCGTCTGCTCTTAAGGATG GAGAAGTCATTGGTATACACTCAGCCAGAGAATTAGAGACAAAGTTGAATGCTGCTTCAAAGACATCACGCCTTGCAATCCTCTACTTCACAGCAACATGGTGTGGTCCTTGCCGCTTCATATCTCCTTTGTATACAAGCTTAGCTGGAAAGTACAAAAAAGTCGTTTTTTTGAAAGTTGACATCGATGAGGCAAGAGATGTGGCGGCAAACTGGAATATCAGCAGTGTTCCGGCCTTTTTCTTTGTGAAAAATGGTAAGGAGGTTGACAAGATGGTGGGGGCAGACAAAACTGCACTAGAAAGGAAGATTGCACAACATGCAGGCTCAACCTGA